From one Streptomyces sp. ICC1 genomic stretch:
- the rpmG gene encoding 50S ribosomal protein L33 codes for MAATDVRPKITLACVECKERNYITKKNRRNNPDRLEMKKHCPRCNSHTAHRETR; via the coding sequence GTGGCTGCCACCGACGTCCGCCCGAAGATCACGCTGGCCTGCGTGGAGTGCAAGGAGCGGAACTACATCACCAAGAAGAACCGGCGTAACAACCCGGACCGTCTTGAGATGAAGAAGCACTGCCCGCGTTGCAACTCGCACACCGCGCACCGCGAGACCCGCTGA
- a CDS encoding amidohydrolase family protein, translating to MSDSQPQQPSPSPRNRPAGGGHAKGPARGPSRDQAHGGPAHGSSDGPAQGPAQGPAHDPERSPDRGPELRPDRGHGGGHGGSPGSAPGSPGPAAAESATLLLTGARLTDGRTVDVRLGGGRIQAVGEAGSLPAAAGARVDLGGWLLLPAPAEPHSHGETALTADSEGPVSYAPEEVQRRSTEAALLQLGHGATAVRSHVRIGDVHGLGPLEAVLQARRSLRGLTDLTAVAVPRLLTGVAGADGLAMLRDAVKMGASVIGGCPDLDPDPTGFLEAVLELASEHGCPVDLHTDGDDPARLSRLAAMAGGLRPGVSIGPCGGLSRLPLDVATRAADQLAAAGVRVTCLPQGDCAALERRGLRTAPVRLLRAAGVRVAAGSGALRDAGNPVGRGDPLEAAYLLASQGGLRAAEAYHSVSAAAREATGLPEVRVEAGFPAELLAVRGDRIASVLSLAYSRIVIHRGRVVARTSAVREYCDSAVAVALDLPRQGRTEPGP from the coding sequence ATGTCCGACAGCCAGCCGCAGCAGCCGTCCCCCTCCCCGCGCAACCGCCCGGCCGGCGGCGGGCACGCGAAGGGCCCCGCCCGCGGCCCTTCGCGTGACCAGGCGCACGGCGGCCCCGCCCACGGCTCCTCAGACGGCCCCGCCCAGGGTCCCGCCCAGGGTCCCGCCCACGACCCTGAGCGCAGCCCTGACCGCGGCCCTGAGCTCCGCCCTGACCGCGGCCACGGGGGCGGCCACGGGGGCAGCCCCGGCTCCGCCCCCGGGAGCCCCGGGCCGGCCGCGGCCGAGTCCGCCACCCTGCTCCTCACCGGCGCCCGCCTCACCGACGGCCGCACCGTCGACGTCCGCCTCGGCGGCGGCCGGATCCAGGCCGTCGGCGAGGCCGGGAGCCTCCCCGCCGCCGCGGGCGCCCGGGTGGACCTCGGCGGCTGGCTGCTGCTCCCCGCGCCCGCCGAGCCCCACTCCCACGGGGAGACCGCACTGACCGCCGACAGCGAGGGGCCCGTCTCCTACGCCCCCGAGGAGGTGCAGCGCCGGTCCACCGAGGCCGCGCTGCTCCAGCTCGGGCACGGGGCCACGGCCGTGCGGTCCCACGTCCGCATCGGCGACGTGCACGGCCTCGGCCCCCTGGAGGCCGTGCTCCAGGCCCGCCGCTCGCTGCGCGGGCTGACCGACCTCACCGCCGTCGCCGTGCCCCGGCTGCTGACCGGGGTGGCCGGCGCGGACGGGCTCGCCATGCTGCGGGACGCCGTGAAGATGGGCGCCTCCGTCATCGGCGGCTGCCCCGACCTCGACCCCGACCCGACGGGCTTCCTCGAAGCCGTGCTGGAGCTCGCCTCCGAGCACGGCTGCCCCGTCGACCTGCACACCGACGGGGACGACCCCGCCCGCCTGTCCCGGCTCGCGGCCATGGCCGGCGGGCTGCGCCCGGGGGTCTCCATCGGCCCCTGCGGCGGCCTGTCCCGGCTCCCGCTGGACGTGGCCACCCGGGCCGCCGACCAGCTCGCGGCCGCCGGCGTACGGGTCACCTGCCTCCCCCAGGGCGACTGCGCGGCCCTGGAGCGCCGGGGTCTGCGCACCGCCCCCGTACGGCTGCTGCGCGCCGCCGGGGTCCGGGTCGCGGCCGGCAGCGGGGCCCTGCGGGACGCGGGCAATCCGGTCGGGCGCGGCGACCCGCTCGAAGCCGCGTACCTCCTGGCCTCCCAGGGCGGGCTCCGCGCCGCCGAGGCCTACCACTCGGTCAGCGCCGCCGCCCGCGAGGCGACGGGGCTGCCGGAGGTGCGGGTGGAGGCCGGCTTTCCGGCGGAGCTGCTCGCCGTGCGCGGGGACCGGATCGCGAGCGTGCTGTCCCTCGCGTACAGCCGGATCGTGATCCACCGCGGGCGGGTGGTAGCCCGGACGAGTGCCGTACGGGAGTACTGCGACTCCGCCGTCGCCGTGGCCCTGGACCTGCCCCGGCAGGGCCGTACGGAGCCCGGCCCCTGA
- a CDS encoding DHA2 family efflux MFS transporter permease subunit — MQDTKLRGPAIWALVITGAASFMAALDNLVVTTALPSIREDLGGKLEDLEWTVNAYTLTFAVLLMFGAALGDRFGRRRLFIAGLGVFTVASAAAALSPGINELIAARAVQGAGAAIMMPLSLTLLTVAVPAARRGMALGIYGALTGLAVASGPLIGGSLTEHISWQWIFWLNVPIGLALIPLARLRLGESTAPQAKLDIRGTLLISGGLFGIVYGLVNANAHGWTSFSVLTALIAGVSLVGGFIHHGFRDANPVLPMRLFRDRGFFGINMASLLMFVGMFGSIFLLSQFLQGVLGYSPTEAGLRMLPWTGMPMIAAPIAGILSDRIGSRPVVVAGLAFQALGLGWFAMILGTDVTYAAQLPPLILSGIGMGLFFAPASNALMSTVSPADQGKASGANSALREVGGALGVAVLASVFSAQGGYESARTFTDGTIPAIWIGAVVVAVAAALALLLPGREKEKAQAAQSWQHEQDAAREQADPSAAGASDTGTGSGPASASASASALEKAAAGR, encoded by the coding sequence ATGCAAGACACAAAGCTTCGCGGGCCCGCGATCTGGGCCCTGGTCATCACCGGCGCCGCCAGCTTCATGGCCGCACTCGACAACCTCGTCGTCACCACCGCCCTCCCCTCCATCCGTGAGGACCTCGGCGGAAAGCTGGAGGACCTGGAGTGGACGGTGAACGCGTACACGCTCACCTTCGCCGTCCTGCTCATGTTCGGCGCGGCCCTCGGCGACCGGTTCGGACGCCGGCGGCTCTTCATCGCCGGGCTCGGCGTCTTCACCGTCGCCTCGGCCGCGGCCGCCCTGTCGCCGGGCATCAATGAACTCATCGCGGCCCGGGCAGTCCAGGGCGCCGGCGCGGCGATCATGATGCCGCTCTCGCTCACCCTGCTGACCGTCGCCGTCCCCGCCGCCCGACGGGGCATGGCCCTCGGCATCTACGGAGCCCTCACCGGCCTCGCCGTCGCCAGCGGCCCGCTCATCGGCGGCAGCCTGACCGAGCACATCTCCTGGCAGTGGATCTTCTGGCTGAACGTGCCCATAGGCCTCGCACTGATCCCGCTCGCCCGGCTGCGCCTCGGCGAGTCGACCGCCCCGCAGGCGAAGCTCGACATCCGCGGGACGCTGCTCATCAGCGGCGGGCTCTTCGGCATCGTCTACGGACTGGTCAACGCCAACGCGCACGGCTGGACCAGCTTCTCCGTCCTGACCGCGCTGATCGCCGGAGTCTCGCTGGTCGGCGGCTTCATCCACCACGGGTTCCGCGACGCCAACCCCGTGCTGCCCATGCGGCTCTTCCGTGACCGCGGCTTCTTCGGCATCAACATGGCCAGCCTGCTGATGTTCGTCGGGATGTTCGGCTCGATCTTCCTGCTGAGCCAGTTCCTCCAAGGCGTCCTCGGCTACTCGCCCACCGAGGCCGGGCTGCGCATGCTCCCCTGGACCGGCATGCCCATGATCGCCGCGCCGATCGCAGGCATCCTCTCCGACCGGATCGGCAGCCGCCCCGTGGTCGTCGCCGGGCTGGCGTTCCAGGCCCTCGGCCTCGGCTGGTTCGCCATGATCCTGGGTACGGACGTCACCTACGCGGCCCAGCTGCCGCCCCTGATCCTCAGCGGCATCGGCATGGGGCTGTTCTTCGCCCCCGCCTCCAACGCCCTCATGTCCACCGTTTCCCCCGCCGACCAGGGCAAGGCCTCCGGCGCCAACAGCGCCCTGCGCGAAGTCGGCGGAGCCCTCGGCGTCGCCGTCCTCGCCTCCGTCTTCTCCGCCCAGGGCGGCTACGAGTCCGCGCGGACCTTCACCGACGGCACCATCCCCGCCATCTGGATCGGCGCCGTGGTCGTCGCCGTGGCGGCCGCCCTGGCCCTGCTGCTCCCCGGCCGGGAGAAGGAGAAGGCGCAGGCCGCGCAGTCCTGGCAGCACGAGCAGGACGCGGCCCGCGAGCAGGCGGACCCGTCGGCGGCCGGCGCCTCCGACACCGGCACCGGCTCCGGCCCTGCCTCCGCCTCCGCCTCCGCCTCCGCGCTCGAGAAGGCGGCCGCCGGCAGGTGA
- a CDS encoding YajQ family cyclic di-GMP-binding protein encodes MADSSFDIVSKVERQEVDNALNQSAKELSQRYDFKGTGATIAWSGEKILMEANSEERVKAVLDVFETKLVKRGISLKALDAGEPQLSGKEYKIFATIEEGISQENAKKVAKIIRDEGPKAVKAQVQGEELRVSSKSRDDLQEVQALLKGKDLDFAIQFVNYR; translated from the coding sequence ATGGCCGACTCCAGTTTCGACATCGTCTCGAAGGTCGAGCGGCAGGAGGTCGACAACGCCCTCAACCAGTCCGCCAAGGAGCTCTCGCAGCGCTACGACTTCAAGGGCACGGGCGCCACGATCGCCTGGTCCGGCGAGAAGATCCTGATGGAGGCGAACTCCGAGGAGCGCGTCAAGGCCGTCCTGGACGTCTTCGAGACCAAGCTGGTCAAGCGCGGGATCTCCCTCAAGGCGCTCGACGCCGGTGAGCCCCAGCTGTCCGGCAAGGAGTACAAGATCTTCGCCACGATCGAGGAAGGCATCTCCCAGGAGAACGCCAAGAAGGTCGCGAAGATCATCCGTGACGAGGGCCCCAAGGCCGTCAAGGCCCAGGTCCAGGGCGAGGAACTGCGCGTCAGCTCCAAGAGCCGTGACGACCTCCAGGAAGTCCAGGCCCTCCTCAAGGGCAAGGACCTGGACTTCGCGATCCAGTTCGTGAACTACCGCTGA
- a CDS encoding MaoC family dehydratase, with translation MAAQIQYDAVEVGTELPAASFPVTRATLVRYAGASGDFNPIHWNEKFATAVGLPDVIAHGMFTMAEAVRVVTDWVGDPGAVVEYGVRFTKPVIVPNDERGALIEVTAKVAAKLDDNRVRVDLTAMSAGQKVLGMSRAVVVLA, from the coding sequence ATGGCTGCCCAGATTCAGTACGACGCGGTCGAGGTCGGCACCGAGCTGCCGGCGGCGTCCTTCCCCGTCACGCGGGCGACGCTGGTCCGGTACGCGGGTGCGTCGGGCGACTTCAACCCGATCCACTGGAACGAGAAGTTCGCCACCGCGGTCGGGCTGCCGGACGTGATCGCGCACGGCATGTTCACCATGGCCGAGGCGGTCCGCGTGGTGACCGACTGGGTGGGCGACCCGGGCGCCGTCGTGGAGTACGGGGTGCGGTTCACGAAGCCGGTCATCGTCCCCAACGACGAGCGGGGCGCGCTGATCGAGGTCACGGCGAAGGTCGCGGCGAAGCTGGACGACAACCGCGTACGGGTCGACCTGACGGCGATGAGCGCCGGGCAGAAGGTGCTGGGGATGTCGCGCGCGGTGGTCGTCCTCGCGTAG
- a CDS encoding type I polyketide synthase, with the protein MTDIAITGLGCRFPGAPDIRGYWDLLLSGERQFSTVPRERWNHETFHEPGNRSAPNAAYTDQVAFLADVDRFDAVHYGVPPARARAMDPQHRLMLDVTREALDDAGLGRGDFDRENTGVFFGLSVSDYKDLMTAHMRAISLADASQAADRREVLDAAKERAGRLGTIEAFTLPGSLLNMASGTVSRHFDLGGPSFAVDAACSGSLVALDQAMAHLRQGTCRIALVGGVYLNLTPDSLVGFSRLRALSPTGVCRPFDEEADGFVLGEGAGVVVLRPLADALADGDRVYAVIKGIGSANDGASPGPLVPTSEGQLRAMRRAYEDAGVAPSSVGFLEAHGTGTAAGDRAEAEALRRLRTEFPDDDPGLCYVASGKALIGHSLAAAGVAGLIKTALVVHHRTIVPQPATTPHPDHGMSAAGLRFADTARPFRSSGTPLRAAVSSFGFGGTNVHVVLEEQRPEPAEAPAGTEGGGPHLVLLSAGSPKLLDRHIGEVLEALDTAHRPPLAAVAHTLGSRKPLTTRLAVVATDTDGFLRRLRHAREQLLAGTRGDLGDGAFAADAPLPAARRRIAFVYPGQGSQRPGMMRDLHERFTGFRSAVGVLSAVARRDLGFDLADLLYGEAASRGDAEALRQRLAATDVCQPLLGTVQIAATRVLADCGVAPDLALGHSAGEFAAAAAAGALTHVDTIRLLVHRGAVLRRAENGSGGGMLAVQSDQETCRRLVEGIEDVWLACFNQPRQVVVSGTPQGLAALRQACAEAGVVTAALDVSNAFHSPRLASAEESMRSGLATRRISGPVLPFVSSVNGEVCTDPDRLRALWVRHASTPVHFSDAVRTAYDQGARVFLQVSGGSSLLTSVRRNLTGHGDVHVVPLGGEAPDGGRGFVLALARLAVLGAPVDPRALVPQEDRRLLDLPVARLDTQSYWVAGGRPAQRGPSAASGSASAVSCFLYPSAAVL; encoded by the coding sequence ATGACTGACATCGCCATCACCGGGCTCGGCTGCCGCTTTCCCGGCGCCCCCGACATCCGCGGCTACTGGGACCTCCTGCTGAGCGGGGAACGGCAGTTCTCCACCGTGCCGCGCGAGCGCTGGAACCACGAGACGTTCCACGAGCCCGGCAACCGGTCGGCGCCCAACGCCGCCTACACCGACCAGGTCGCGTTCCTGGCCGACGTGGACCGCTTCGACGCCGTGCACTACGGGGTGCCGCCGGCCCGCGCCCGGGCCATGGACCCGCAGCACCGGCTGATGCTCGACGTCACCCGTGAGGCCCTCGACGACGCGGGGCTGGGCCGCGGGGACTTCGACCGGGAGAACACCGGGGTCTTCTTCGGGTTGTCGGTGTCCGACTACAAGGACCTCATGACGGCCCACATGCGGGCCATTTCCCTGGCCGACGCCTCGCAGGCGGCCGACCGCCGCGAGGTGCTCGACGCCGCCAAGGAGCGGGCGGGACGGCTCGGCACCATCGAGGCCTTCACCCTGCCCGGGAGCCTGCTCAACATGGCGTCCGGCACCGTCAGCCGGCACTTCGACCTCGGCGGCCCCAGCTTCGCCGTCGACGCCGCCTGCTCCGGCTCGCTGGTCGCCCTCGACCAGGCGATGGCCCACCTGCGCCAGGGCACCTGCCGGATCGCCCTCGTCGGCGGGGTGTACCTCAACCTCACTCCCGACAGCCTGGTCGGCTTCTCCCGGCTCCGCGCGCTGTCCCCGACCGGGGTGTGCCGCCCCTTCGACGAGGAGGCCGACGGCTTCGTCCTCGGCGAGGGCGCCGGTGTCGTCGTCCTGCGGCCGCTCGCCGACGCGCTCGCGGACGGCGACCGCGTCTACGCCGTGATCAAGGGCATCGGCTCGGCCAACGACGGCGCGTCCCCCGGCCCGCTGGTTCCCACCTCCGAAGGCCAGCTGCGCGCCATGCGCCGGGCCTATGAGGACGCGGGGGTCGCCCCCTCGTCCGTGGGCTTCCTCGAGGCGCACGGCACCGGGACCGCCGCCGGCGACCGTGCCGAGGCCGAAGCGTTGCGCCGGCTGCGCACCGAGTTCCCCGACGACGACCCCGGCCTGTGCTACGTCGCCTCGGGCAAGGCCCTCATCGGGCACTCCCTGGCCGCGGCGGGCGTCGCCGGGCTGATCAAGACGGCCCTGGTCGTCCACCACCGCACGATCGTGCCGCAGCCGGCCACCACCCCCCACCCGGACCACGGCATGTCCGCCGCGGGGCTGCGCTTCGCCGACACCGCACGGCCCTTTCGCAGCTCCGGCACCCCGCTGCGCGCCGCGGTCAGCTCGTTCGGGTTCGGCGGCACGAACGTCCACGTGGTCCTGGAGGAGCAGCGGCCCGAACCCGCCGAAGCCCCCGCGGGCACCGAGGGCGGCGGCCCCCATCTCGTCCTCCTCTCGGCCGGCAGCCCCAAGCTGCTGGACCGGCACATCGGCGAGGTACTCGAAGCACTCGACACGGCGCACCGCCCCCCGTTGGCCGCCGTGGCCCACACCCTGGGCTCCCGCAAGCCGCTGACGACCCGGCTAGCCGTCGTGGCCACCGACACGGACGGGTTCCTCCGGCGCCTGCGCCACGCCCGCGAGCAGCTCCTCGCCGGCACCCGGGGCGACCTCGGCGACGGCGCCTTCGCCGCCGACGCGCCCCTGCCGGCGGCCCGGCGCCGCATCGCCTTCGTCTACCCCGGCCAGGGCAGTCAGCGACCGGGCATGATGCGGGACCTCCACGAGCGGTTCACCGGCTTCCGGTCGGCCGTCGGCGTCCTCAGCGCCGTGGCCCGGCGGGACCTCGGCTTCGACCTCGCCGACCTGCTGTACGGCGAGGCGGCGTCCCGGGGCGACGCGGAGGCGCTCAGGCAGCGGCTCGCCGCCACCGACGTGTGCCAGCCGCTGCTCGGTACCGTCCAGATCGCCGCCACCCGCGTCCTCGCCGACTGCGGCGTCGCTCCCGACCTCGCCCTCGGCCACAGCGCCGGCGAGTTCGCCGCGGCCGCTGCCGCCGGAGCCCTCACCCACGTGGACACCATCAGGCTGCTGGTCCACCGGGGGGCGGTCCTCCGGCGGGCCGAGAACGGCTCCGGGGGCGGGATGCTCGCCGTGCAGAGCGACCAGGAGACCTGCCGCCGGCTCGTCGAGGGCATCGAGGACGTGTGGCTCGCCTGCTTCAACCAGCCGCGGCAGGTCGTGGTCAGCGGTACGCCGCAAGGCCTCGCCGCCCTGCGGCAGGCCTGCGCCGAGGCCGGGGTCGTCACCGCGGCGCTCGACGTGTCCAACGCCTTCCACTCCCCCCGGCTGGCCTCCGCCGAGGAGAGCATGCGCTCGGGTCTCGCCACGCGCCGCATCAGCGGTCCCGTCCTGCCGTTCGTCTCCTCCGTGAACGGGGAGGTCTGCACCGACCCCGACCGGCTGCGCGCGCTCTGGGTCCGCCACGCGTCCACGCCGGTCCACTTCAGCGATGCCGTCCGCACCGCCTACGACCAGGGGGCCCGCGTCTTCCTCCAGGTGTCCGGCGGCAGCTCGCTCCTCACCTCGGTCCGCCGCAACCTGACCGGCCACGGCGACGTCCATGTCGTCCCCCTCGGCGGGGAGGCGCCCGACGGCGGGCGCGGCTTCGTACTGGCCCTGGCCCGTCTCGCGGTCCTGGGCGCCCCGGTCGATCCGCGCGCGCTGGTTCCCCAGGAGGACCGCCGTCTGCTGGACCTGCCGGTGGCGAGGCTGGACACCCAGTCGTACTGGGTGGCCGGCGGGCGCCCCGCACAGCGCGGCCCCTCCGCCGCCTCCGGCTCGGCCTCCGCTGTGTCCTGCTTCTTATACCCATCTGCCGCTGTTCTCAG
- a CDS encoding MaoC family dehydratase N-terminal domain-containing protein: MALDQSFVGRSYPPTDPYEVGREKIREFAVAVGDDNPVYTDPDAAKAFGHQDVIAPPTFVFAITFAAAGQVVEDPQLGLDYSRVVHGDQKFAYSRPVRAGDRLTVTSTIEAVKSLAGNDIIDIRGEVHDETGEHVVTAWTKLVSRAPEPAAEPAVSAEPEPEPASAAASATEEA, from the coding sequence ATGGCGCTCGACCAGTCCTTCGTGGGGCGGAGCTACCCGCCCACCGATCCGTACGAGGTCGGCCGGGAGAAGATCCGCGAATTCGCGGTCGCTGTGGGTGACGACAATCCCGTCTATACCGACCCCGACGCCGCCAAGGCCTTCGGTCACCAAGACGTGATCGCCCCGCCGACCTTTGTGTTCGCCATCACTTTCGCGGCGGCCGGCCAGGTCGTCGAGGACCCGCAGCTGGGGCTGGACTACAGCCGCGTCGTGCACGGGGACCAGAAGTTCGCGTACTCGCGTCCCGTCCGGGCCGGTGACCGGCTGACGGTGACCTCGACGATCGAGGCCGTGAAGTCGCTCGCGGGCAACGACATCATCGACATCCGCGGCGAGGTCCACGACGAGACCGGCGAGCACGTGGTGACGGCATGGACGAAGCTCGTCTCGCGCGCGCCGGAACCCGCCGCCGAGCCCGCGGTCTCCGCCGAGCCCGAGCCCGAGCCCGCGTCCGCCGCCGCTTCCGCCACCGAGGAGGCCTGA
- a CDS encoding DUF6585 family protein, whose amino-acid sequence MATAPAPLVQEPIPDSVASLAAAQGLGLHRETFLPQRLPAWRVAGLFLFAIFGLACFVLPGLMFVWLLAQSPNLSRKQAAKRIHLFEDGLIVADGTGPVSGFRWDSMTVLQQITRRYANGVYVGTSYVYTLFRQDGSPVKLTNFYADPDRWGTAIQNEITRAQLPGAITALEQGATLHFGDISLTRDGIATAKRGGLHWGEIQKIEIKDGAVFVAKAGKLLSWSNTPVAKIPNFFLFLAAVDRLGSGRQHAGD is encoded by the coding sequence ATGGCGACAGCCCCCGCCCCCCTCGTCCAGGAGCCGATACCGGACTCCGTCGCGTCCCTCGCGGCGGCCCAGGGGCTCGGACTCCATCGGGAGACCTTCCTGCCCCAGCGGCTGCCCGCTTGGCGCGTGGCAGGGCTGTTCCTGTTCGCGATCTTCGGCCTGGCGTGCTTCGTCCTGCCCGGCCTGATGTTCGTCTGGCTCCTCGCACAGAGCCCCAACCTGTCCCGCAAGCAGGCGGCCAAGCGCATCCACCTGTTCGAGGACGGGCTGATCGTCGCCGACGGCACCGGTCCGGTCAGCGGCTTCCGCTGGGACTCGATGACGGTGCTCCAGCAGATCACCAGGCGCTACGCCAACGGCGTCTACGTCGGGACCAGCTACGTGTACACGCTGTTCCGGCAGGACGGTTCCCCGGTCAAGCTGACCAACTTCTATGCCGACCCCGACCGTTGGGGCACGGCCATCCAGAACGAGATCACCCGGGCCCAGCTGCCCGGCGCGATCACCGCGCTGGAACAGGGCGCCACCCTGCACTTCGGCGACATCTCCCTGACGCGGGACGGGATCGCCACCGCCAAGCGCGGCGGCCTGCACTGGGGCGAGATCCAGAAGATCGAGATCAAGGACGGGGCGGTCTTCGTGGCGAAGGCGGGCAAGCTGCTGTCGTGGTCGAACACCCCGGTCGCGAAGATCCCCAACTTCTTCCTGTTCCTCGCCGCCGTCGACCGCCTCGGCAGCGGCCGCCAGCACGCGGGCGACTGA
- a CDS encoding SDR family oxidoreductase, producing the protein MRIVIAGGHGQIALRLERLLAARGYEVAGIIRDPAQGDDLREAGAEPVLCDLESASVEHVAGILQGADAAVFAAGAGPGSGVGRKDTVDRGAAVLFADAAERARVRRFLMVSSMGADARHEGDEVFDAYLRAKGEADEHVRTRLGLEWTVLRPGALLDDAGTGLVRLEARTGRGPVPRDDVAAVLAELLETPATAGLTLELISGSTPVPVAVKDVAGN; encoded by the coding sequence ATGCGCATCGTCATCGCGGGTGGACACGGTCAGATCGCGCTGCGGCTGGAGCGCCTGCTCGCCGCGCGCGGGTACGAGGTCGCGGGCATCATCCGCGATCCGGCACAGGGCGACGACCTCAGGGAGGCGGGCGCCGAACCGGTGCTGTGCGATCTGGAGTCGGCGTCGGTCGAGCACGTGGCGGGCATCCTGCAGGGCGCGGACGCCGCCGTGTTCGCGGCGGGCGCGGGTCCCGGCAGCGGTGTGGGCCGCAAGGACACGGTGGACCGGGGCGCGGCGGTGCTGTTCGCGGACGCGGCCGAACGGGCCCGGGTGCGCCGCTTCCTGATGGTCTCCTCGATGGGTGCGGACGCCCGCCACGAGGGCGACGAGGTCTTCGACGCCTACCTCCGCGCCAAGGGCGAGGCCGACGAGCACGTCCGCACCCGCCTGGGCCTGGAGTGGACGGTCCTGCGCCCGGGAGCGCTGCTCGACGACGCGGGTACGGGCCTGGTCCGGCTGGAGGCACGGACGGGCCGCGGGCCGGTCCCGCGCGACGACGTGGCGGCGGTGCTCGCCGAGCTGCTCGAGACGCCCGCGACGGCCGGCCTCACCCTGGAGCTGATCTCCGGCTCGACTCCGGTCCCGGTGGCGGTCAAGGACGTGGCGGGCAACTGA
- a CDS encoding DUF3574 domain-containing protein encodes MTSDTRGKVGGGVLLALLGAGIPALVGAALHTHVGEPHQETRLYFGTERPGGRPPVAEREFEAFVDREITPAFPEGLTVQDGHGQWQRDGKVIRETSYEVVLLYPEKEADERGARIERIRAAYEARFQQDSVGRSDDQVTAEF; translated from the coding sequence TTGACTTCTGACACGCGCGGAAAGGTCGGCGGCGGGGTGCTCCTCGCCCTGCTCGGGGCCGGGATCCCGGCCTTGGTCGGGGCGGCGCTGCACACCCATGTGGGGGAGCCCCACCAGGAGACCCGGCTCTACTTCGGCACCGAACGGCCCGGCGGCCGGCCGCCCGTCGCCGAGCGGGAGTTCGAGGCCTTCGTCGACCGGGAGATCACCCCGGCCTTCCCCGAGGGCCTGACCGTCCAGGACGGGCACGGCCAGTGGCAGCGCGACGGGAAGGTCATCCGCGAGACCTCGTACGAGGTGGTGCTGCTGTACCCGGAGAAGGAGGCCGACGAGCGCGGAGCGCGCATCGAGCGGATCCGCGCGGCGTACGAGGCGCGGTTCCAGCAGGACTCGGTCGGGCGCTCCGACGACCAGGTGACCGCCGAATTCTGA